A window of Lacibacter sediminis contains these coding sequences:
- a CDS encoding YciI family protein, whose amino-acid sequence MKEYLLLFRNVSGNNDYITTAQDMTEDMPAWQVWIGNIAKQGKLIATQPIAYNGTIVSNEGISNGPDKGGNNILVTGYLLCKAESDEEVQAWSKNCPMLKYPYGTVEIRSLIPFPTN is encoded by the coding sequence ATGAAAGAGTATCTGCTTTTATTCCGCAACGTAAGTGGCAATAACGATTACATCACTACTGCACAGGACATGACCGAAGATATGCCCGCATGGCAAGTATGGATCGGTAACATTGCGAAACAGGGAAAATTAATTGCCACACAACCCATTGCTTACAATGGTACGATCGTTTCAAACGAAGGCATCAGTAACGGGCCAGATAAAGGAGGCAACAATATATTAGTTACGGGTTACCTGCTTTGCAAAGCTGAAAGCGATGAAGAAGTGCAGGCGTGGAGTAAAAACTGTCCCATGTTGAAATACCCTTACGGAACTGTTGAAATACGTTCGTTGATTCCATTCCCAACTAATTAA
- a CDS encoding Crp/Fnr family transcriptional regulator, producing the protein MVLKLKEHIVSRLGNDVDHLDEVLAHFKSISVKRNELLLRQGDVCRYVYFLSKGCLQVFVYDQEANETTRDLVTENNWCSDLISFGSQQPANENIRAVEHCELCAIDREGFQQLMETIPQFDKVYKQILEASYANSVYRINTFVSLSALERIKWLMDYRPQLMTRLSSKLIASYLGITQETFSRLKAKL; encoded by the coding sequence ATGGTTTTAAAATTAAAGGAACATATTGTCAGCCGTTTGGGAAATGATGTTGATCATTTGGATGAAGTGCTCGCTCATTTCAAAAGCATTTCAGTAAAACGAAATGAGCTTTTGTTGCGACAGGGCGATGTTTGCCGCTATGTTTATTTTCTCAGTAAAGGCTGCCTGCAAGTGTTTGTGTATGACCAGGAAGCTAACGAAACAACGAGAGATCTTGTAACCGAAAACAACTGGTGCAGCGATCTTATAAGTTTTGGAAGTCAACAGCCTGCCAATGAAAACATACGTGCAGTTGAACATTGTGAACTCTGTGCAATTGACAGGGAGGGTTTTCAACAACTGATGGAAACAATACCACAATTTGATAAAGTGTATAAACAAATTCTTGAAGCGTCGTACGCAAATTCGGTTTATCGTATCAATACGTTTGTATCACTTTCAGCATTGGAACGTATAAAATGGTTAATGGATTACCGCCCGCAACTAATGACACGTTTATCAAGCAAACTCATTGCTTCCTATCTCGGCATAACACAGGAAACGTTCAGCCGGTTAAAAGCCAAACTCTGA
- a CDS encoding TerC family protein produces the protein MSEVIIALVSLIALEVILGIDNIIFISILADKLPENQRNKLRFWGIGLAMIMRLVLLALLSWILKLDQTLFTLFDIGFSGKSLILIIGGLFLLYKSTKEIYHKSEIAAEETPRMPVKASFGQLLGEVILLDLVFSIDSIITAVGMVNELWIMYTAVVVTVLIMLVASKPISNFIHKHPSFKILALCFLMMIGVSLIAEGLQFKIPKGYIYFSMAFAFLVDVIQMKTVKQK, from the coding sequence ATGTCCGAAGTTATTATCGCACTTGTTTCGCTTATTGCACTGGAAGTAATTCTTGGAATTGATAATATTATTTTCATTTCTATACTCGCCGATAAGCTACCCGAAAACCAACGGAACAAACTCCGCTTCTGGGGAATTGGTCTGGCCATGATCATGCGGCTAGTGCTATTGGCTTTACTTTCCTGGATCCTGAAACTTGACCAAACGTTATTTACTTTATTCGATATCGGGTTCTCCGGTAAATCACTCATACTTATTATTGGTGGCTTATTTCTTTTGTACAAAAGCACAAAAGAAATTTATCATAAGAGTGAAATTGCGGCAGAAGAAACGCCACGTATGCCGGTAAAGGCCAGCTTTGGCCAACTGCTGGGTGAAGTGATCTTACTTGATCTTGTTTTTTCGATTGACTCCATTATTACAGCAGTTGGTATGGTAAACGAATTATGGATCATGTATACAGCTGTTGTGGTCACTGTGTTGATCATGCTTGTGGCATCAAAACCTATCAGTAATTTTATTCATAAACACCCTTCGTTTAAAATACTTGCACTTTGCTTTCTGATGATGATCGGCGTATCGCTTATTGCTGAAGGGCTGCAGTTTAAAATACCCAAGGGCTACATTTATTTCTCCATGGCCTTTGCTTTTTTGGTTGATGTGATACAAATGAAGACGGTGAAGCAGAAATAA
- a CDS encoding LLM class flavin-dependent oxidoreductase: protein MELGVGMFGDNHYDATGKPLPAGERLRELIEEIKLMDEVGLDFYGIGEHHRPDYAVSTPEIILAAAATVTKNIKLGSAVTVLSSADPVRVYQQFATIDQLSNGRAEIVAGRGSFIESFPLYGYNLSDYDGLFEEKLDLLQKINHQNPLTWKGKYRAALNNQEILPRAVNDHLNIWVAVGGTPESVLRAGKAGLPVIFAIIGGSPVQFQPLFDYYKKVYQHFEHDMTKFEVGVHMHCLFGENSKQVADEYYPLYAAQMIRVGSSRGWPAYQRNQFDFGRGKDGALIVGDANEAIDKILQMQELFGLTRFSAHMDVGGPSHASLMKSIEIFGTKIAPKVREALRK from the coding sequence ATGGAATTAGGCGTGGGCATGTTTGGCGATAATCATTACGATGCAACCGGCAAACCTTTACCTGCCGGAGAACGGCTGCGTGAATTAATTGAAGAGATCAAACTGATGGATGAAGTGGGTCTCGATTTCTATGGCATTGGCGAGCATCACCGTCCTGATTATGCAGTATCAACACCTGAAATTATTTTAGCTGCTGCCGCTACTGTTACAAAAAACATCAAACTCGGCAGTGCAGTAACAGTTTTAAGTTCGGCCGATCCGGTGAGAGTTTATCAGCAGTTTGCCACCATCGATCAGTTGAGTAATGGCCGTGCGGAGATCGTTGCCGGCCGTGGCAGTTTTATTGAATCGTTTCCGTTGTATGGTTATAACCTGAGCGATTATGATGGCTTGTTCGAAGAAAAGTTAGACTTGCTTCAAAAAATAAATCATCAAAACCCTCTTACCTGGAAAGGAAAATACCGTGCTGCATTAAACAACCAGGAAATACTGCCACGTGCAGTGAATGATCATCTTAATATTTGGGTGGCTGTTGGCGGCACACCTGAATCTGTGTTGCGTGCAGGTAAAGCCGGCTTGCCGGTGATCTTTGCTATTATTGGAGGAAGCCCGGTGCAGTTTCAACCGTTGTTCGACTATTATAAAAAAGTGTATCAGCATTTTGAACATGATATGACTAAGTTTGAAGTGGGTGTTCACATGCATTGTTTATTTGGTGAAAACAGCAAACAGGTAGCTGATGAATATTACCCATTATACGCTGCACAAATGATCCGTGTTGGCAGCAGCCGTGGATGGCCTGCTTACCAACGCAATCAATTTGATTTTGGAAGAGGTAAAGATGGTGCATTGATCGTTGGCGATGCAAACGAAGCCATTGATAAAATTTTACAGATGCAGGAACTGTTTGGCCTCACCCGTTTCTCTGCGCACATGGATGTAGGCGGGCCATCGCATGCATCATTGATGAAATCGATTGAGATCTTTGGAACGAAGATCGCTCCGAAAGTGAGAGAGGCGTTGAGGAAGTAA
- a CDS encoding PAS domain-containing sensor histidine kinase gives MNRISFYLTRTSAIVVIAIAVLVLLGWQQDIVFLKRILPEMPAMNPMTAIAFIFCGSSLLLSQQKGYKLLIAKILALLVILIAVLRILAVSGLYDAGIDRLLFTEQVQTTLYNGTANAMVPHAAAGFLLAGISLLLLLSGHIVASQWFALPVNGLGVLSVIGYTYHLSSNYLITSFTPMAFHGGICFMLFSMALLLAKSRRGFVAEITNMHAGGKAARLLLPALVIIPTILGYYVLTGVLRERFSVVVWVALFVCAVIFMFGVLVWVTAYIINRSETKRLDEKRIAEEQRRQLVEYKFKQSQERYYTLMNSVDGIVWEADAQTLVFTFVSEQAERMLGYPVERWIKEPGFWAEHIFEEDRTWAVNYCAQSTAEGKSHQFEYRMIAADGRILWLRDIVAVIMEDGKAARLSGIMVDITEQKQMEKELMEKELSQQKLITEITILAQEKERNELGLELHDNINQLLSVVKLYLGVAKTEKTFNEEIIERSYLHLEEAMQDIRKLSHTLVAPSLGHDGLKEALEDLVESVQEPNKLMVQLFVDQDYNALQVDKNKELMLYRIVQEQLNNILKYAKATEVTIRLQQQDDNLILFIRDNGVGFDIQQQGNGIGLKNINSRVNFYSGKMQLASAPGKGCTLEVSIPN, from the coding sequence TTGAACCGTATTTCATTTTACCTGACAAGAACTTCTGCGATCGTTGTGATTGCGATCGCTGTATTGGTGCTGTTGGGCTGGCAGCAGGATATTGTTTTCCTGAAACGTATCTTACCTGAAATGCCTGCCATGAACCCGATGACTGCTATTGCATTTATTTTTTGTGGTTCTTCGCTACTGCTTTCTCAGCAAAAAGGCTATAAACTTCTTATTGCAAAAATCCTTGCATTATTAGTCATACTGATTGCAGTGTTACGCATACTTGCTGTTAGTGGCTTGTATGATGCAGGCATCGATCGTTTACTTTTTACCGAACAGGTACAAACAACATTATACAATGGAACGGCCAATGCCATGGTGCCACATGCAGCAGCCGGTTTTTTACTCGCAGGTATTTCTCTTCTGTTGTTGCTTAGCGGACACATCGTTGCATCGCAATGGTTTGCCTTACCTGTTAACGGTCTGGGTGTTCTTTCTGTCATCGGTTATACCTATCATCTCAGTTCAAATTACCTGATCACTTCGTTTACACCCATGGCTTTTCATGGAGGCATTTGTTTCATGCTCTTTTCAATGGCACTTCTGTTAGCGAAAAGCAGGCGTGGATTTGTTGCTGAAATAACCAACATGCATGCAGGTGGTAAAGCTGCCCGTTTATTGTTACCTGCATTAGTGATCATTCCCACTATTCTTGGTTACTATGTTTTAACCGGTGTACTCAGAGAACGTTTTTCAGTTGTCGTGTGGGTAGCACTGTTTGTATGTGCCGTAATTTTTATGTTTGGTGTACTGGTGTGGGTAACGGCTTATATCATCAACCGATCTGAAACAAAAAGATTAGATGAGAAACGCATTGCAGAAGAGCAACGGAGGCAATTGGTTGAATATAAATTCAAACAATCGCAGGAACGTTATTATACACTCATGAACAGTGTGGATGGTATTGTGTGGGAAGCCGATGCACAAACCCTTGTATTTACATTTGTAAGTGAGCAGGCAGAACGTATGCTGGGTTATCCTGTTGAAAGATGGATCAAGGAACCTGGTTTTTGGGCCGAACATATTTTTGAAGAAGACCGCACATGGGCAGTTAATTATTGTGCACAATCAACGGCAGAAGGAAAATCGCACCAGTTTGAATACAGGATGATCGCTGCAGATGGGCGCATTCTGTGGTTGCGTGATATTGTAGCGGTGATCATGGAAGATGGCAAAGCAGCAAGGCTGAGTGGTATTATGGTTGATATCACTGAGCAGAAACAAATGGAAAAAGAGTTGATGGAAAAAGAACTTTCCCAACAAAAACTTATTACTGAAATAACGATTCTTGCACAGGAGAAAGAACGTAATGAACTGGGGCTTGAGCTGCACGATAATATCAACCAGTTATTAAGTGTAGTGAAACTCTACCTGGGTGTTGCCAAAACAGAAAAAACATTTAACGAAGAGATCATTGAACGGAGTTACCTGCATCTTGAAGAAGCGATGCAGGATATCCGCAAACTGTCGCACACGCTTGTTGCGCCATCACTTGGTCATGATGGATTAAAAGAAGCACTGGAAGATCTTGTGGAAAGTGTACAGGAGCCAAACAAGTTAATGGTGCAACTGTTTGTTGATCAAGACTACAATGCATTGCAGGTAGATAAAAATAAAGAACTGATGCTCTACCGTATTGTGCAGGAACAACTCAACAATATTCTTAAATATGCAAAGGCAACCGAGGTAACAATACGTCTGCAACAACAGGACGACAATCTTATTCTCTTTATACGTGATAACGGGGTTGGCTTTGATATTCAGCAGCAAGGCAACGGCATTGGATTAAAAAACATCAACAGTCGTGTTAATTTTTATTCAGGTAAAATGCAACTTGCCTCTGCGCCTGGTAAAGGTTGCACGCTGGAAGTTTCTATCCCGAATTAA
- a CDS encoding S-adenosylmethionine:tRNA ribosyltransferase-isomerase, producing the protein MHPSQLQIKDYTYELPDERIARYPLAERDLSKLLIYKEGNISEDVYRNLPEHLPADCMLVFNNTKVIEARILFHKSTGSIIEIFCLEPAAGVELTQAMMSQGSVCWTCLVGGAGKWKQQFLEKQLSTPKGDVLLKAEKRKQEQGSFEIEFSWDNDHFTFAELLHFAGVLPLPPYLQRQTEAADYDRYQTVYARQEGSVAAPTAGLHFTPLLLQQLQERGIKTQFVTLHVGAGTFQPVKSETMEQHNMHREWIEITTDTIEDLLKQLPNNIIAVGTTSLRSIESLYWMGVKAIINPNAGIEELEVQQWDAYDLPNQKTSAKEALQALLDWMKRNQLNQLICHTQVLIAPGYKARIASAIITNFHQPNSTLLLLVAALIGNDWKKVYDHAMANNFRFLSYGDGSLLWVRESSV; encoded by the coding sequence ATGCATCCCTCGCAACTTCAAATAAAAGATTATACATACGAGTTACCCGATGAGCGAATTGCCCGTTACCCGTTGGCCGAACGTGACCTCAGTAAGCTCCTCATTTACAAAGAAGGCAACATCAGCGAAGATGTGTACCGAAATCTTCCTGAACATTTACCAGCTGATTGCATGTTGGTGTTCAACAATACCAAAGTAATTGAAGCACGTATTCTTTTTCATAAATCAACCGGCAGCATTATTGAAATCTTTTGTTTAGAACCTGCGGCAGGTGTTGAACTTACGCAAGCGATGATGAGCCAGGGATCGGTTTGTTGGACTTGTTTGGTTGGTGGTGCAGGCAAATGGAAACAGCAGTTTTTAGAAAAACAACTCAGCACGCCAAAAGGCGACGTGTTGTTGAAAGCAGAAAAACGAAAGCAGGAACAAGGCAGTTTTGAAATTGAATTCAGCTGGGATAATGATCATTTCACTTTTGCTGAACTCTTGCATTTTGCAGGCGTATTGCCATTGCCGCCTTACCTGCAACGACAAACCGAAGCAGCTGATTATGACCGTTATCAAACCGTTTATGCAAGGCAGGAGGGTAGTGTAGCAGCACCAACAGCTGGTTTACATTTTACTCCTTTATTGTTACAGCAGTTACAGGAGCGGGGCATCAAAACGCAGTTTGTTACACTGCATGTGGGTGCCGGTACGTTTCAACCGGTGAAGAGTGAAACCATGGAGCAACACAATATGCACCGTGAATGGATCGAAATAACAACCGATACGATTGAAGATCTGTTGAAACAATTACCTAACAACATCATTGCGGTTGGCACTACTTCATTGCGCAGTATTGAAAGTTTGTACTGGATGGGAGTAAAAGCCATCATCAACCCCAATGCAGGCATCGAGGAACTGGAAGTGCAGCAGTGGGATGCATATGATCTGCCAAATCAAAAAACTTCTGCCAAAGAAGCCCTGCAGGCATTACTCGATTGGATGAAGCGAAACCAACTCAACCAACTAATCTGCCATACACAAGTATTAATAGCACCAGGTTACAAAGCACGCATTGCTTCGGCCATCATCACCAATTTTCATCAACCCAATTCTACCTTGTTATTATTGGTAGCTGCTTTAATTGGTAACGACTGGAAGAAGGTTTATGATCATGCAATGGCCAATAACTTCCGCTTTTTAAGTTATGGCGATGGGAGTTTGTTGTGGGTGAGGGAGAGTAGTGTTTAG
- a CDS encoding KUP/HAK/KT family potassium transporter, producing MGKHTSKVTAAGLLIALGIIYGDIGTSPLYVYNAIIGNRVISETLIVGTLSCIIWTLTLQTTIKYVIMILRADNRGEGGTFALYALVRRRRKWLVIPAMIGGASLLADGIITPPISITSAIEGLKVLPQMRDMPVNTVVTIVLIILSLFFFMQQFGTGSIGKLFGPVMTVWFTMLAILGAVHVFDDLAIFKALNPYYAYDFLATYPEGFWLLGAVFLCTTGAEALYSDLGHCGKENIRISWIYVKICLLINYFGQGASLLANYNGKLIDSTFKAESGIHAFYDLMPHWFIIIGVAIATSAAIIASQAMISGAFTLISEAMRLNLWPRLKIVYPSEERGQLFIPGMNLFMFLGCTFVVLYFQESSKMEAAYGLAIIVTMIMTTMLFANFLVLHRIKPIYIWIFLVGYLTIEFAYLVALMDKFLHGGYITLIIGLVMFIVMYVWYRARKIKNRYVEFVRLDHYLPMLQELSNDMTVTKHATHLVYLTSANNPKEIEHKIIYSILNRKPKRADIYWFVHVDTLDDPYTCEYEVSTIIPNEVIRVEFRLGFRMQPRINLMFRKVVEDMVSNKEVNITSRYESLQRNNVVGDFQFVVMEKFLSQDNELPFFERIIMRFYFMVKKLGLSEEKGFGLDQSNVAVEKFPLIVAPISSLKLKRIYNEEDEE from the coding sequence GTGGGAAAGCACACATCAAAAGTAACAGCGGCCGGCTTGTTAATTGCGTTAGGCATTATTTATGGCGACATCGGAACTTCTCCCCTGTACGTTTACAATGCTATCATTGGTAACCGGGTAATTTCAGAAACACTCATTGTTGGTACGTTGTCCTGTATTATCTGGACGCTGACGTTGCAAACTACCATTAAGTATGTGATCATGATCCTGCGGGCCGATAACCGTGGGGAAGGTGGCACTTTTGCTTTGTACGCTTTGGTGCGGCGCAGGCGCAAATGGTTGGTAATCCCGGCTATGATCGGTGGTGCGTCGTTGCTGGCAGATGGTATCATTACGCCGCCCATTTCTATTACATCTGCTATCGAGGGTTTGAAAGTGTTGCCCCAAATGCGTGATATGCCTGTGAATACAGTGGTAACTATTGTATTGATCATTTTATCGCTGTTCTTTTTTATGCAGCAGTTTGGTACTGGTTCAATTGGCAAACTGTTTGGTCCGGTAATGACGGTTTGGTTTACCATGCTTGCTATACTTGGAGCTGTTCACGTGTTTGATGATCTCGCCATTTTCAAAGCATTGAATCCATACTATGCATACGATTTCCTGGCCACCTATCCGGAAGGTTTCTGGTTATTGGGTGCGGTGTTTCTCTGTACCACAGGTGCAGAAGCTTTGTACAGCGATCTTGGTCATTGCGGAAAAGAGAACATCCGTATTTCATGGATCTATGTAAAAATTTGTTTGCTCATTAACTATTTCGGACAAGGTGCATCTCTTCTTGCAAACTATAACGGTAAGCTCATTGATAGTACGTTCAAAGCTGAATCCGGCATTCATGCATTTTATGATCTCATGCCGCATTGGTTCATTATAATTGGAGTTGCCATCGCAACTTCGGCCGCTATTATTGCCAGCCAGGCTATGATCTCCGGCGCATTTACCCTCATTAGTGAAGCCATGCGTTTGAACCTGTGGCCACGTTTGAAAATCGTTTATCCAAGTGAAGAGAGAGGACAGTTGTTCATTCCGGGCATGAATCTGTTTATGTTCCTCGGTTGTACGTTCGTAGTGTTGTATTTCCAGGAATCTTCGAAAATGGAAGCAGCCTATGGATTGGCGATTATTGTTACCATGATCATGACCACCATGTTGTTTGCTAACTTCCTCGTGTTACACCGTATCAAACCAATCTACATCTGGATATTCCTGGTAGGTTATCTTACTATAGAATTTGCTTACCTGGTAGCATTGATGGATAAATTTTTACATGGCGGTTACATTACACTCATCATCGGGTTGGTGATGTTTATAGTGATGTATGTTTGGTACCGTGCACGTAAAATCAAAAACCGTTACGTGGAGTTTGTGCGGTTAGATCATTATCTGCCGATGCTGCAGGAATTAAGTAATGATATGACGGTAACCAAACATGCAACCCATCTTGTTTACCTCACAAGTGCAAACAATCCCAAAGAGATCGAGCATAAGATCATTTATTCTATCCTTAACCGTAAACCAAAACGTGCCGATATTTATTGGTTTGTGCATGTGGATACATTGGATGATCCCTATACCTGCGAGTATGAAGTAAGCACCATTATCCCCAATGAGGTGATAAGGGTTGAATTCCGTTTAGGTTTCCGTATGCAGCCACGTATTAACCTCATGTTCCGTAAAGTGGTGGAAGACATGGTGAGCAATAAAGAAGTGAACATTACCAGCCGTTACGAAAGTCTGCAACGTAATAACGTTGTGGGCGATTTTCAGTTTGTGGTGATGGAAAAATTCCTGAGTCAGGATAATGAGTTGCCATTCTTTGAACGGATCATTATGCGTTTCTACTTTATGGTGAAGAAACTTGGACTGAGCGAAGAGAAAGGCTTTGGCCTCGATCAAAGCAATGTTGCGGTTGAGAAATTCCCATTGATCGTGGCGCCTATCAGTAGTCTTAAACTCAAGCGTATCTACAACGAAGAGGACGAAGAATAG
- a CDS encoding alpha/beta hydrolase, producing MSPTILYIIIGYVLLMVIAYFIQEKFIFKPEKLAADFEFKYDAPFKEVSFNPEPGVTISGIHFNVKKPHGLIIYFHGNTRSIKGWGKYARDFFRFGYDVLLVDYRGFGKSIGKRSEAAMLRDMQFVYDQLCLQFPEDHILVYGRSMGSGFASKLAADNHPRYLILDAPYYSFRKVVERFLPFLPIRLVLRFHLRTDKWIKEVKCHTYIIHGTKDWLIPIRHSERLQAINPRRITLIRIHGGGHNNLPTYPEYHNFIRDILKV from the coding sequence TTGTCTCCAACCATTCTCTATATTATTATCGGTTATGTCCTGTTGATGGTGATCGCTTATTTCATCCAGGAAAAATTTATTTTCAAGCCGGAGAAGCTGGCTGCCGATTTTGAATTCAAATACGATGCACCTTTCAAAGAAGTAAGTTTTAATCCTGAGCCTGGTGTTACCATTAGTGGTATTCATTTCAATGTAAAAAAACCGCACGGACTCATCATCTATTTTCATGGCAACACCCGCAGCATTAAAGGCTGGGGTAAATATGCACGTGATTTTTTTCGGTTTGGGTATGATGTGTTGCTGGTTGATTATCGTGGATTCGGAAAAAGTATTGGTAAGCGTAGTGAAGCAGCCATGTTGCGTGATATGCAGTTTGTGTATGATCAGTTGTGCCTGCAGTTTCCTGAAGATCATATTTTGGTTTATGGACGAAGCATGGGCAGTGGTTTTGCAAGTAAGCTTGCAGCAGATAATCATCCACGTTATTTAATTCTTGATGCACCTTATTACAGCTTCCGAAAAGTAGTGGAACGCTTTCTTCCTTTTTTGCCGATACGTTTAGTATTGCGGTTTCATTTACGAACCGATAAGTGGATCAAAGAAGTGAAATGCCACACCTACATAATACATGGAACGAAAGACTGGCTCATTCCAATTCGGCACAGTGAACGATTACAAGCTATTAATCCACGTCGTATCACCTTGATCCGTATTCATGGTGGTGGCCATAATAATCTGCCAACTTACCCGGAGTATCATAATTTTATCCGTGATATATTGAAAGTATAA
- a CDS encoding alpha/beta hydrolase, with protein MQLKTKRRLKNTLKIIVALYLVGGVALWYLQETIFFHPKKIRAGEPFRYKGPHEEVNIPVDASSVLNFVKFFPADTASTKGIVLYFHGNRENINRYAAASVYFTKHGYEVWMPDYPGFGKTTGKFNEERLYDDAHAIYKLATKRFSADSMIIYGRSLGTGVATELASNQPCKRLILETPYYSLRELAGAHFPMYPVGFLVRYQFPLYEYLQTVMVPVTVFHGTKDAVIPYKHSSRLKPLMKKGDEFITIEKGGHNNLASYDLFQQKLDSLLR; from the coding sequence ATGCAGTTGAAAACAAAACGAAGATTAAAGAATACACTGAAGATAATCGTTGCGCTTTACCTGGTGGGTGGCGTTGCATTGTGGTACCTGCAGGAAACGATCTTCTTTCATCCAAAAAAAATACGTGCAGGTGAGCCTTTTCGTTATAAAGGACCACACGAAGAAGTGAATATTCCAGTTGATGCGTCATCCGTACTCAACTTTGTAAAATTCTTTCCGGCAGATACTGCATCCACAAAAGGAATTGTGTTGTACTTCCATGGCAACAGGGAGAATATTAACCGCTATGCAGCAGCTTCAGTTTATTTCACCAAACATGGTTATGAAGTTTGGATGCCGGACTATCCGGGCTTTGGAAAAACAACAGGCAAGTTCAACGAAGAACGATTGTATGATGATGCACATGCCATTTATAAACTGGCGACCAAACGATTTTCCGCTGATTCAATGATCATCTATGGCCGATCATTAGGTACAGGTGTTGCAACTGAACTGGCAAGTAATCAACCTTGCAAAAGATTGATCCTTGAAACACCTTACTATAGTTTGAGGGAGTTAGCAGGCGCACATTTCCCAATGTACCCTGTAGGTTTTCTTGTACGGTATCAATTTCCATTGTACGAATATTTACAAACAGTGATGGTTCCGGTTACAGTTTTTCATGGTACTAAAGATGCGGTGATACCTTACAAACACAGCAGCCGTTTAAAACCTCTGATGAAAAAAGGGGATGAGTTTATTACCATTGAAAAAGGCGGTCATAATAACCTCGCAAGCTATGATCTGTTTCAGCAAAAACTGGATAGTTTGCTGAGATGA
- a CDS encoding YceI family protein has protein sequence MLRLLFILSLFMLSADKLTPIRLAYHIDEKSQLYLLGSTNVNTFKCDCKDKFQPAILEGEINPSTRLIQFKNAKLRIKTKLLSCRNNVMNRDMHKALKAEEFPFITVDLLNAQPLHNEKEMQPGKVYSYNVNTVMHIAGISKPQLMQVKFLRTKDNLYKLTASKDILMSDYDIHPRTPFNIIKIDDIITIHFEMLVTAGK, from the coding sequence ATGTTACGTCTGTTATTCATATTATCTCTCTTCATGCTTTCTGCTGATAAGCTTACTCCCATCAGACTGGCGTATCATATTGATGAAAAAAGCCAACTCTACCTCCTCGGTTCCACTAATGTAAATACCTTCAAATGCGATTGCAAAGACAAGTTTCAACCTGCTATTCTCGAAGGCGAGATCAATCCATCAACAAGGCTTATTCAGTTCAAAAATGCTAAGCTCCGCATCAAAACAAAATTACTGAGCTGCAGAAATAATGTGATGAACAGGGATATGCACAAAGCTTTAAAAGCCGAAGAGTTCCCTTTTATTACTGTTGACCTGTTGAATGCACAGCCACTGCATAACGAAAAAGAAATGCAGCCCGGCAAAGTGTACAGTTATAATGTGAACACCGTTATGCATATTGCCGGCATCAGCAAACCACAATTGATGCAGGTAAAGTTCTTACGCACCAAAGACAATCTTTACAAACTCACTGCCAGTAAAGATATTCTTATGAGCGATTATGATATCCACCCACGGACTCCCTTCAACATCATCAAGATCGATGATATCATTACCATTCACTTTGAAATGCTGGTAACTGCAGGTAAATAA
- a CDS encoding YceI family protein, which produces MIRQSILLFLTTLLLAGTVSAQSKFSTKSFQLTINGTSNVHDWSSKATNVVVTGDFGLNSTSLEKINAASVKVKTTSLKSTKESDLMDGRTHSTLKADKYPEITYVFTKVLSVQQSGAETIMNITGNLTLGGVTKPTDLTLRIKTLPGGDLEVKGTRKILMSNHGIKPPSFMLGAMKVGDEVTLTYDVILKKA; this is translated from the coding sequence ATGATACGCCAATCAATCCTCCTGTTTCTCACCACACTGCTGCTGGCAGGAACAGTAAGTGCGCAAAGCAAATTCAGCACCAAATCTTTTCAATTAACCATAAACGGTACATCTAATGTTCACGACTGGAGTTCAAAAGCAACGAACGTTGTTGTAACCGGCGACTTTGGTCTAAACAGCACAAGTCTTGAAAAGATCAATGCTGCATCCGTAAAAGTAAAAACAACATCATTGAAAAGTACAAAAGAGTCTGATCTGATGGATGGCCGTACTCACAGTACATTAAAAGCTGACAAATATCCAGAGATCACTTATGTATTTACAAAAGTGTTAAGTGTGCAGCAAAGTGGTGCAGAAACTATCATGAATATCACCGGCAACTTAACATTAGGCGGTGTTACCAAACCAACTGATCTCACACTGCGCATTAAAACATTACCTGGTGGAGATCTTGAAGTAAAAGGTACACGCAAAATACTCATGAGCAACCACGGTATTAAACCTCCAAGCTTTATGCTGGGCGCTATGAAAGTTGGCGATGAAGTAACACTTACTTATGATGTAATTCTCAAAAAAGCATAA